The following proteins are co-located in the Mycosarcoma maydis chromosome 11, whole genome shotgun sequence genome:
- a CDS encoding putative clathrin heavy chain, with translation MADKPINFSEHVQLTNVGIAAESISFANVTLESENFVCVRENINGQNSVVIVNLNDISDVMRRPITADSAIMNPVQKIIALKSARQLQIFNIEAKSKVKSHLMQEDVTFWKWISNTTLGIVTENAVYHWSMEGEATPAKVFDRHVSLQGTQIINYRASQDEKWLVLVGISGNTSGAPNAFRVKGSMQLYSRDRGVSQPIEGHAAAFAELKSDAAPSPFKLFTFANRTATGAKLHVVEIDHQNGQPAFTKKAVDVFFPPEATNDFPVAMQVSKRYGIVYLVTKYGFIHLYDLETGACIYMNRISGDTIFVTAEHESTSGIIGINRKGQVLSVSVDENTVIPYILRTLNNSELAFKLASRGDLPGADDLYLQQFHSLFSTGQYGEAAKIAANSPRGILRTSQTIEQFKQVPNQPGTLSPILQYFGILLEKGSLNKFESLELARPVLNQGRKHLLEKWLKESKIECSEELGDIVRQHDMNLALSVYLRANVPNKVVACFAETGQFDKIVLYAKKVGYTPDYAALLQHIVRTNPEKGAEFASSLVGDESGPLVDVERVTDIFMSQNMIQQATSFLLDALKDNKPEQAHLQTRLLEMNLVNAPQVADAILGNEMFTHYDRPRIANLCEKAGLLQRALEHYEDNADIKRVVVHTNLLQAEWLVNYFGKLTVEQSLECLREMLKVNIRQNLQVVVQIATKYSDLLGPVKLIEMFESFKSFEGLYYYLGSVVNLSTDPEVHFKYIQAATRTGQIREVERICRESNYYNPEKVKNFLKEAKLSDQLPLIIVCDRFDFVHDLVLYLYQNMLINFIEVYVQRVNSSRTPQVIGGLLDVDCDEGVIKNLLQSVSGPIPVDELVEEVEKRNRLKLILPWLQSKIEAGSQDQPLYNAMAKIAIDSNNNPEAFLKENNLYDPRVVGKYCEKRDPYLAYIAYAKGFCDDELISITNDNSMFKHQARYLVKRRQLDLWAQVLTSDNVHRRQLIEQVVSTAVPESTNPDDVSATVKAFMAADLPHELIELLEKIILEPSAFSDNRSLQNLLLLTAVRTDKGKVMNYIDRLDGYDVDEIAKIAIDHGLYEEAFRIHSKAEQHEEAMNVLVEHVVSIERGQQYANKLNKPAIWSRLGKAQLDGLRVKDAIDSYVKAEDPSNYEEVIEIAEHAGREEELIRYLQMARKKAREPKIDTEYAYCLAKANRLGDMEEFLGMTNVADILSVGEKCFNDELYEAAKLLFTSVSNYARLATTLVYLGDYQGAVDAARKAGNTSVWKQVHAACLSKREFKLSQIAGLAIIPHAEELPGLIRSYEAEGLFDELLTLLEQALGLERAHMGVFTQTGVALAKYRPERLMEHLKLYWSRSNLPQLIKVAEQCHLWSELVYLYTKYDEMDNAALATMEHAAAAWEHDQFKAILPKVANVEIYYRALTFYLEQHPLLLNDLLTVLAKRIDHSRVVRMFKKKDNDNVPLIRGYLMSVQHHNLEAVNDAYNDVLIEEEDYETLRSSIDGYDNFDTISLASRLEKHDLLEFRRLAAHLYKKNERWNESIALSKTDKLFRDAIETAAISGDQAVAEELLEYFVEIGNKECYAATLFACYDLVRPDVVMELSWRHGLGDFTMPYQLQSMRDQSERVKKLEADLSERARLDSEKQKQDDAPIIAPGGLGAPKLITAAVTGLAPAAYPNNLNGGMYMQPTGMF, from the coding sequence ATGGCGGATAAGCCCATCAACTTCTCCGAGCATGTTCAGCTCACCAACGTCGGCATCGCGGCCGAGAGCATCTCGTTTGCCAACGTCACCCTCGAGTCCGAAAACTTTGTTTGCGTTCGTGAAAACATCAACGGTCAAAACTCGGTCGTTATCGTCAACCTCAACGATATCAGCGATGTCATGAGGAGACCCATCACCGCCGACTCGGCCATCATGAACCCTGTCCAGAAAATCATTGCCCTCAAGTCGGCGCGGCAATTGCAGATCTTCAACATCGAAGCCAAGTCCAAGGTCAAGTCGCATCTCATGCAAGAAGACGTCACCTTTTGGAAATGGATCAGCAATACCACCCTCGGTATCGTTACTGAAAATGCAGTATACCACTGGTCCATGGAAGGCGAAGCCACTCCAGCAAAGGTCTTTGATCGTCACGTCAGCTTGCAAGGTACACAGATCATCAACTACCGCGCAAGTCAAGACGAAAAGTggctcgtcctcgtcggaATCTCGGGCAACACCTCTGGCGCTCCCAACGCCTTCCGTGTCAAGGGTTCCATGCAGCTCTACTCGCGCGATCGAGGCGTCTCGCAGCCCATCGAGGGTCACGCCGCTGCCTTTGCAGAGCTCAAGTCTGACGCTGCTCCCAGCCCCTTCAAGCTTTTCACCTTTGCCAACCGAACCGCCACCGGTGCCAAGCTCCACGTCGTCGAGATTGACCACCAGAATGGCCAGCCCGCATTCACCAAGAAGGCCGTCGACGTCTTCTTCCCACCAGAGGCCACCAACGACTTCCCAGTCGCCATGCAGGTCAGCAAACGCTACGGCATTGTCTATCTCGTCACAAAGTATGGCTTCATCCACCTCTACGACCTCGAAACCGGCGCCTGCATCTACATGAACCGCATCTCGGGCGACACCATCTTTGTCACTGCAGAGCACGAGTCCACCAGCGGCATCATCGGCATTAACAGAAAGGGTCAGGTCCTCTCTGTCTCAGTCGATGAAAACACCGTCATCCCTTACATTCTGCGCACCCTCAATAACTCGGAGCTTGCCTTCAAGCTTGCCTCCCGTGGTGATCTTCCAGGTGCCGACGATCTCTACCTCCAGCAATTCcactcgctcttctccacaGGCCAGTATGGcgaggctgccaagatcgccgCCAACTCGCCACGCGGCATCCTTCGAACCTCGCAGACCATCGAGCAATTCAAGCAGGTCCCCAACCAGCCCGGTACGCTCTCGCCCATCCTTCAGTACTTTGGCATCCTCCTTGAAAAGGGCTCGCTTAACAAGttcgagtcgctcgagcttgctcgccCCGTGCTCAACCAGGGCCGCAAGCATCTGCTCGAAAAATGGCTCAAGGAGAGTAAGATCGAATGTAGCGAGGAGCTCGGTGATATTGTACGCCAACATGACATGAACCTCGCACTCAGCGTCTATCTGCGTGCCAACGTGCCCAATAAGGTGGTCGCCTGCTTTGCTGAGACGGGTCAATTCGACAAGATTGTCCTCTACGCCAAAAAAGTCGGCTACACCCCCGACTATGCCGCTTTGCTCCAGCACATTGTCCGCACCAACCCCGAAAAGGGTGCCGAGTttgccagcagcttggtcggCGACGAATCAGGTCCTCTGGTCGACGTTGAGCGTGTCACCGACATTTTCATGAGCCAGAACATGATCCAGCAGGCCACCAGCTTCCTCCTTgatgcgctcaaggacaACAAGCCCGAGCAGGCACACCTTCAAACTCGCCTCCTCGAGATGAACCTCGTCAACGCTCCTCAGGTCGCCGATGCCATCCTCGGAAACGAAATGTTCACGCATTACGACCGTCCGCGCATTGCCAACCTCTGCGAGAAGGCTGGTCTGCTTCAGCGTGCCCTCGAGCACTACGAGGACAATGCCGACATCAAGCGCGTTGTTGTGCACACCAACCTTCTCCAGGCCGAGTGGCTCGTAAACTACTTTGGCAAATTGACCGTTGAGCAGTCGCTCGAGTGTCTCCGCGAGATGCTCAAGGTCAACATCCGCCAGAATCTCCAGGTGGTTGTCCAGATCGCCACAAAGTACTCTGACCTGCTTGGACCCGtcaagctcatcgagaTGTTCGAGTCATTCAAGTCGTTCGAGGGCTTGTACTACTACCTTGGCTCCGTCGTCAACCTGTCCACCGACCCTGAGGTGCACTTCAAATACATCCAGGCTGCCACGCGCACCGGCCAGATCCGCGAAGTCGAGCGTATCTGCCGAGAGTCCAACTACTACAACCCTGAGAAGGTCAAGAACTTCCTCAAGGAGGCCAAGCTCTCGGACCAGCTGCCGCTCATCATTGTCTGCGATCGATTCGACTTTGTCCACGACCTCGTCCTCTACCTCTACCAAAACATGCTCATCAACTTTATCGAGGTCTACGTGCAGCGTGTCAACTCTTCGCGCACACCCCAGGTCATTGGAGGTCTGCTCGATGTCGACTGCGATGAGGGGGTCATCAAGAACCTGCTCCAGTCAGTCTCCGGCCCTATCcctgtcgacgagctcgtcgaagaggtcgagaagcgcaaccGTCTGAAGCTCATCCTTCCCTGGCTCCAGTCCAAGATCGAAGCCGGCTCGCAGGACCAGCCCCTGTACAACGCCatggccaagatcgccatcgacagcaacaacaaccCCGAGGCTTTCTTGAAGGAGAACAACCTGTACGACCCTCGTGTTGTCGGAAAGTACTGCGAGAAACGCGACCCTTACCTCGCCTACATTGCTTACGCCAAGGGTTTctgcgatgacgagctcatctcgatcacCAACGACAACTCGATGTTTAAGCACCAGGCTCGCTACCTCGTCAAGCGACGTCAGCTGGATCTCTGGGCCCAGGTGCTCACCTCGGACAACGTTCACCGCCGTCAGCTCATCGAGCAGGTGGTCTCGACCGCTGTCCCCGAGTCGACCAATCCGGATGACGTTTCGGCTACTGTCAAGGCCTTCATGGCTGCCGACCTGCCTCAtgagctcatcgagctgctcgaaaagatcaTCCTTGAGCCCTCGGCATTCAGCGACAATCGCAGTCTGCAGAACCTGCTCCTTCTCACCGCTGTGCGCACCGACAAGGGCAAGGTCATGAACTACATCGACCGTCTCGATGGCTATGACGTCGATGAGAttgccaagatcgccaTCGACCACGGCCTTTATGAGGAGGCCTTCCGCATTCACTCCAAGGCTGAGCAGCACGAGGAGGCCATGAACGTCCTCGTTGAACACGTCGTGTCGATCGAGCGGGGACAGCAGTACGCCAACAAGCTTAATAAGCCCGCCATCTGGTCGCGTCTTGGTAAGGCTCAGCTCGACGGACTGCGTGTCAAGGATGCCATTGACTCGTACGTCAAGGCTGAGGACCCTTCGAACTACGAAGAGGTTATCGAGATTGCCGAGCACGCCGGTcgcgaggaggagcttATTCGCTACCTGCAGATGGCGCGTAAGAAGGCCCGTGAGCCCAAGATCGACACCGAGTATGCCTACTGCCTCGCCAAGGCCAACCGTCTTGGCGACATGGAGGAGTTCCTCGGCATGACCAACGTCGCCGACATCTTGAGTGTCGGTGAAAAGTGCTTTAACGATGAGTTGTACGAGGCTGCTAAGCTCTTGTTCACCAGCGTATCCAACTATGCGCGTCTCGCCACGACGCTCGTCTACCTTGGCGACTACCAGGGCGCCGTGGATGCGGCTCGCAAGGCGGGCAACACGAGCGTGTGGAAGCAGGTACATGCTGCGTGTCTCAGCAAGCGTGAGTTCAAGCTTTCGCAAATCGCCGGTCTGGCTATTATCCCTCACGCCGAGGAGCTGCCTGGTCTGATTCGATCGTACGAGGCCGAGGGCTTGTTTGACGAGTTGCTCAccttgctcgagcaggcgCTGGGTCTCGAGCGTGCACACATGGGTGTTTTCACGCAGACCGGTGTCGCACTCGCCAAGTACCGCCCGGAACGTCTTATGGAGCACCTCAAGCTGTATTGGTCGCGCTCGAACCTGCCGCAGCTCATCAAGGTGGCCGAGCAGTGTCATTTGTGGTCAGAGCTCGTCTACCTTTACACAAAGTacgacgagatggacaaCGCGGCACTTGCCACCATGGAGCAcgccgctgctgcgtgGGAACACGATCAGTTCAAAGCCATTCTGCCCAAGGTGGCCAACGTCGAGATCTACTACCGTGCGCTGACGTTCTACTTGGAGCAGCACCCGTTGTTGCTTAACGATCTGCTCACCGTATTGGCCAAGAGGATCGACCACAGCAGGGTGGTGCGTATgttcaagaagaaggacaaTGACAACGTACCGCTCATACGGGGCTACCTCATGTCGGTGCAGCATCACAATCTGGAAGCTGTCAACGATGCGTACAACGACGTGTTgatcgaggaggaagaCTACGAGACGTTGCGATCGTCGATTGATGGATATGACAACTTTGACACGATCTCGCTGGCGTCTCGCTTGGAGAAGCACGATCTGCTCGAATTCCGTCGATTGGCGGCTCATCTGTACAAGAAGAACGAACGGTGGAACGAGTCGATTGCGCTCTCCAAGACGGATAAGCTGTTTCGCGATGCGATTGAGACGGCAGCGATTTCGGGCGATCAAGCAGTGGCGGAAGAGTTGCTCGAGTACtttgtcgagatcggcaaCAAGGAGTGCTATGCTGCGACCTTGTTTGCATGCTATGATCTCGTGCGTCCGGATGTGGTGATGGAGTTATCCTGGCGACACGGCCTCGGCGATTTCACCATGCCGTACCAGCTGCAGAGCATGCGCGACCAAAGCGAGCGCGTGAAAAAACTCGAAGCCGACCTCAGCGAGAGggctcgactcgattccgagaagcagaagcaagacGACGCTCCGATCATCGCACCTGGCGGACTCGGCGCACCCAAGCTCATCACCGCAGCCGTCACCGGCCTCGCCCCCGCTGCCTACCCGAACAACCTCAATGGTGGCATGTACATGCAGCCCACCGGCATGTTCTAA
- a CDS encoding uncharacterized protein (related to FIS1 - protein involved in mitochondrial division), with protein MSLPYAADAETSLSPSELQVLKSQYETELASGHVTTQTKFNYAWGLVKSKQRAEMSIGVGLLTEIYRSDPPRRRECLYYLSLGHYKMGNYDEARRFNALLIEREPNNLQAQSLNQLIEKGVAREGYIGMALIGGAAAVASIAIAGLMRRGRR; from the exons ATGTCTCTTCCATAcgcagcagacgcagagACATCGCTCTCTCCGTCGGAGCTGCAGGTGCTCAAGTCACAGTACGAGACAGAACTGGCTTCAGGTCACGTCACCACACAGACCAAGTTCAACTATGCATGGGGTCTGGTCAAGAGCAAACAAAGGGCCGAGATGAGCATTGGTGTGGGTCTTTTGACAGAAATCTATCGCTCGGACCCACCAAGAAGACGAGAGTGCCTCTACTACCTGTCGCTCGGGCACTACAAGATGGGCAACTACGATGAGGCTAGAAGGTTCAATG CGCTTCTGATCGAACGAGAACCCAACAACCTGCAAGCACAGAGTCTCAATCAACTCATCGAAAAGGGAGTCGCTCGAG AGGGCTACATCGGTATGGCATTGAtcggcggtgctgctgcggtaGCTAGTATCGCCATCGCAGGCCTCATGCGTCGCGGACGTCGCTAA
- a CDS encoding uncharacterized protein (related to SNX4 - Sorting NeXin) has product MNTEEDTFTSVTWENRENSSGSQPTFSTTPSFSNNNAIAGPSHLGASSSASPLARDVHASDDPTQLSWAGYLMVQVLEPRKELEGQKDAFISYGIRAETNLAHFSRTYMAARRRFNDFTFLREGLKRDFPACVVAPLPDKHRLEYLTGDRFSAEFIERRTQDLQLFLERICRHPTLQRSQLLRSFLESTEWQVDMHAHNSSHSGINAASGSSVLISGSQVENAGPPSLLDSLSDHFLNAFSKVRKPDERFEEIRERIDKLEEGLAGTERVLSRNRNRIADLSTDYEDFATSIEGLGYLESGITEPLNKFASAMLEFARLERVTSAKSTDAMLSQMQALLSYARSHKSVLKLRDTKQVDFEELTDYLSGVVSERDRLASLSSPYGAGHGHGGVRGAGISGYLKDKVDHLRGVDEERTRVARMQRLDGKIKELQDAVTSAHDTSQAFNSEVMAEHRIFHLAKEQELKDMLATHANGQIDLYQNLVSLFDHLIPHLQAIRVA; this is encoded by the exons ATGAACACCGAGGAAGACACGTTCACCTCGGTCACATGGGAGAACCGTGAGAATTCGTCAGGCTCCCAACCAACGTTTTCAACCACTCCTTCCTTCTCCAACAACAATGCCATCGCAGGTCCATCGCACTTGGGCGCCTCATCTTCCGCGAGCCCACTTGCCCGCGACGTTCATGCCTCTGACGATCCAACGCAACTCTCTTGGGCCGGATATCTGATGGTGCAAGTGCTCGAACCACGCAAGGAACTCGAAGGTCAAAAGGATGCCTTTATCAGCTACGGCATTCGCGCCGAAACGAATCTTGCTCACTTCTCTCGCACCTATATGGCCGCTCGTCGCCGCTTCAACGATTTTACTTTTCTTCGTGAAGGATTGAAGCGAGACTTTCCTGCTTGCGTCGTTGCGCCTCTACCGGACAAGCATCGGCTCGAGTATCTGACCGGCGATCGTTTCAGCGCCGAGTTCATCGAGAGGCGTACGCAGGATCTGCAGCTCTTCCTGGAACGTATCTGTCGCCATCCAACACTGCAGCGAAGCCAGCTGCTTCGTAGTTTTTTGGAAAGCACCGAGTGGCAAGTCGACATGCACGCGCACAACTCGTCGCACAGCGGCATCAATGCCGCTTCCGGCTCGTCCGTGCTCATCTCGGGCTCGCAGGTTGAAAACGCAGGCccgccgagcttgctcgatAGCCTGAGCGATCACTTTCTCAACGCGTTTTCCAAGGTACGCAAACCGGACGAACGGTTTGAAGAAATCAGAGAACGCATCGATAAGCTCGAAGAAGGTCTCGCAGGTACAGAACGGGTTCTTTCGCGCAACCGGAATCGCATAGCTG ATCTTTCTACCGACTACGAGGACTTTGCTACAAGCATCGAGGGGCTCGGCTATCTGGAAAGCGGCATCACCGAGCCGTTGAACAAGTTTGCTTCGGCCATGCTCGAGTTCGCTCGGCTGGAAAGGGTGACT TCTGCAAAGTCGACGGACGCCATGCTGTCGCAGATGCAAGCGCTGCTCTCGTACGCACGTTCGCACAAATCGGTGCTCAAGTTACGCGATACCAAGCAGGTGGACTTTGAGGAGCTGACCGACTACCTTTCGGGCGTTGTGTCGGAACGCGATCGACTGgcgtcgctctcgtcgccgtATGGCGCCGGTCACGGACACGGCGGTGTACGCGGTGCGGGCATCTCGGGCTACCTGAAGGACAAGGTGGATCATCTTCGCGGTGTCGATGAAGAACGCACGCGCGTTGCAAGGATGCAGCGTCTGGATGGAAAGATCAAGGAGCTCCAAGACGCAGTGACAAGCGCACACGATACCAGCCAGGCGTTCAACTCGGAAGTGATGGCCGAACACCGCATCTTCCACCTAGCAAAGGAGCaggagctcaaggacaTGCTTGCAACTCACGCCAACGGCCAGATCGACCTCTACCAAAACCTGGTCTCGTTGTTCGACCACTTGATCCCACACCTGCAGGCCATCCGGGTCGCCTAG
- a CDS encoding putative proteasome regulatory particle base subunit RPT4, with the protein MADATASSSTQPASEPVLSADPAKDKALKAYKKALKQHNELSENLKKLRFGLKDLEKAYDKTEDDIKALQSVGQIIGEVLKQLDEERYIVKASSGPRYVVGIRASVPKHKLKQGVRVSLDMTTLTIMRILPREVDPLVYNMSMEDPGAASFAGIGGLSDQIRELREVIELPLLNPELFMRVGIKPPKGVLLYGPPGTGKTLLARAVASTLETNFLKVVSSAIVDKYIGESARLIREMFGYAKEHEPCIIFMDEIDAIGGRRFSEGTSADREIQRTLMELLNQMDGFDYLGKTKVIMATNRPDTLDPALMRPGRIDRKIEIPLPNEQSRLEILKIHTRPVAKKEELDYEAIVKLSDGFNGADLRNVATEAGMFAIRDDRDYCVQEDFMKAVRKLQEAKRHESKIDYNAV; encoded by the coding sequence ATGGCGGATGCAACCGCGTCTTCTTCGACACAACCCGCTTCCGAGCCAGTTCTCTCCGCCGACCCGGCAAAGGACAAAGCACTCAAAGCGTACAAGAAAGCGCTCAAACAGCACAACGAACTTTCGGAAAACCTCAAGAAACTTCGATTCGGTCTCAAAGACCTCGAAAAGGCCTACGACAAGACTGAAGATGATATCAAAGCCCTTCAATCCGTCGGTCAGATCATCGGCGAAGtgctcaagcagcttgacgaagAACGATACATTGTCAAGGCTTCCTCTGGGCCACGCTACGTCGTTGGGATCCGTGCAAGTGTACccaagcacaagctcaagcaagGTGTACGTGTCTCACTCGACATGACTACGCTTACCATCATGCGCATCCTGCCGCGCGAGGTCGACCCACTCGTCTACAACATGAGCATGGAAGATCCAGGTGCTGCAAGCTTTGCCGGTATCGGTGGACTGTCGGATCAGATCCGCGAGTTGCGAGAGGTGATCGAGTTGCCCTTGCTCAATCCGGAACTCTTTATGCGTGTGGGCATCAAGCCGCCCAAAGGTGTTCTTCTCTATGGTCCACCAGGCACGGGCAAGACGTTGCTCGCTCGTGCCGTTGCAAGCACGCTTGAAACCAACTTTCTCAAAGTGGTCTCTAGCGCGATTGTCGACAAGTACATCGGAGAAAGTGCACGTTTGATTCGCGAGATGTTTGGATACGCAAAGGAGCACGAACCATGTATCATCTTTatggacgagatcgacgctATCGGTGGACGACGTTTCAGCGAAGGAACTTCGGCGGATCGCGAGATTCAACGAACGCTCAtggagctgctcaaccagATGGATGGCTTTGATTATCTCGGCAAGACCAAAGTGATCATGGCCACCAATCGACCCGACACACTTGACCCTGCGCTCATGCGACCCGGACGAATCGATCGAAAAATCGAGATTCCTTTACCCAACGAGCAGTCGCGATTGGAGATTCTCAAGATCCATACCCGACCCGTagccaagaaggaggaaCTCGACTACGAAGCTAtcgtcaagctcagcgACGGGTTCAACGGCGCCGATCTGAGAAACGTCGCTACCGAGGCGGGCATGTTTGCTATCCGGGATGATAGAGACTACTGTGTTCAGGAAGACTTTATGAAGGCTGTCAGAAAATTGCAGGAGGCCAAGAGGCACGAATCCAAGATCGACTACAACGCCGTCTAA
- a CDS encoding cell cycle regulatory protein: MYNTEFGRRLRSQSSGGSTPSSSNRESRTTDSLLGMTTDRLLTGSPSSMTSPPIPIPGSSRDIARKSSAHRSSSLTNLAATSRADSSRSIMSASSSIKSSSPSKKHLASSYVDRFIPQRDGTDLHTAYQLIGDEPATPHRHKRKIALDMDAQKEEANQAFSSLLSSELFGTEAGLSTSPSRAQRANGFVNFASSSSSSVHTSGGSSATRHSSHAGLASPATPTKRNLFSYSPSHIRTPGRSGSGMGRVVDFGIAEDELGASGSRPGGLFGGLASHSVETLDSPNHRAYSLSPVKPESRSLLLSPRKPARVLSKVPYKVLDAPDLANDFYLNLVDWSSKNVLGVGLGTCVYLWSAANSSVTKLCDLKDYANDVVTGINWAGSGNHLAIGTQKGLVQIWDVEKQKLLRTMRGHSQRVGSLAWNEVILTSGSRDRVIYHRDVRAPDQHIRTLRAHRQEVCGLKWNTETNQLASGGNDNRLIVWDALNETPVHRFTEHTAAVKAIAWNPHQQGILASGGGTVDMKIRFWNASTGQMLNEVDTGSQVCNLMWSKTANELISTHGYSGGAIQNQIQVWKYPSMQQIATLTGHTMRVLYLSMNPTGDTIVTGAGDETLRFWDLNTSHRAQHDKRREANAFNPFAKLR; the protein is encoded by the coding sequence ATGTACAACACCGAATTCGGGCGGCGGTTGCGCAGCCAAAGCTCTGGCGGCTCGACCCCCTCATCCTCGAACCGAGAGAGCAGAACGACAGATTCATTGCTCGGTATGACAACTGACAGACTCCTAACAGGCTCTCCGTCCAGCATGACGAGCCCCCCCATACCAATACCAGGATCATCCAGGGACATTGCGCGAAAGTCGAGTGCACATCGATCTTCCAGTCTAACAAACCTTGCAGCCACCTCACGCGCCGACTCTTCACGGTCAATCATGTCGGCGTCGTCTAGCATCAAATCGTCCTCACCTTCCAAGAAGCATCTCGCCAGCAGCTACGTCGACAGGTTCATCCCACAAAGAGATGGCACCGACTTGCATACGGCTTATCAGTTGATAGGCGACGAACCAGCAACGCCTCACCGGCACAAGCGCAAGATTGCTCTTGACATGGACGCAcagaaggaggaggcgaACCAGGCCTTCTCATCGCTACTGTCATCCGAGCTCTTTGGGACAGAGGCTGGCCTCAGCACATcaccaagtcgagctcAGCGTGCCAATGGCTTTGTCAACTTTGCAtccagctcatcctcttctGTTCATACCAGCGGCGGCTCATCAGCGACGCGTCACTCGAGCCACGCTGGCCTCGCGTCTCCAGCAACACCCACAAAACGCAACCTGTTCAGCTACAGTCCCTCTCACATCCGCACACCAGGTCGCAGTGGATCTGGCATGGGTAGAGTAGTCGATTTTGGCATtgccgaagacgagctCGGAGCGAGTGGATCTCGTCCTGGAGGTCTCTTTGGTGGTCTCGCATCGCACTCCGTCGAGACTCTCGATTCTCCCAACCATCGCGCGTACAGTCTGTCGCCGGTCAAGCCCGAAAGTCGCAGCCTCTTGCTTAGTCCTCGCAAGCCAGCACGCGTCCTGAGCAAGGTGCCTTACAAGGTGCTCGATGCACCGGATCTGGCCAACGACTTTTATCTCAATCTCGTCGACTGGTCAAGCAAGAACGTTCTCGGAGTGGGGCTGGGCACATGTGTCTATTTGTGGTCGGCAGCCAACTCGTCGGTGACCAAGCTGTGCGATCTCAAAGACTATGCCAATGACGTGGTGACCGGAATCAACTGGGCCGGCTCTGGAAATCATCTTGCGATCGGCACGCAAAAGGGTTTGGTGCAAATCTGGGATGTGGAAAAGCaaaagctgctgcgcacCATGCGTGGACACTCGCAACGTGTCGGCTCACTGGCTTGGAACGAGGTGATCCTGACTTCAGGATCGCGCGATAGGGTCATTTATCATCGCGACGTCCGTGCACCCGATCAGCACATCCGCACACTACGAGCACACCGGCAGGAGGTGTGCGGTCTCAAGTGGAACACGGAGACGAACCAGTTGGCGAGCGGTGGCAACGACAACCGGCTAATTGTATGggatgcgctcaacgaGACGCCGGTGCATCGATTTACGGAGCATACGGCGGCGGTGAAAGCGATCGCGTGGAATCCGCATCAGCAAGGGATCCTCGCATCGGGAGGAGGCACAGTGGATATGAAGATCCGATTCTGGAATGCAAGCACAGGTCAGATGCTCAACGAGGTGGACACCGGCAGTCAGGTGTGCAACCTAATGTGGAGCAAGACGGCTAACGAGCTGATTAGCACACATGGATACTCGGGCGGAGCCATCCAGAACCAGATTCAGGTGTGGAAGTATCCGTCAATGCAGCAGATTGCGACGCTGACGGGTCACACGATGCGAGTACTCTACCTTTCGATGAATCCCACTGGTGACACGATTGTGACGGGAGCAGGTGACGAGACGTTGCGTTTTTGGGATCTCAACACTTCGCACAGGGCGCAGCACGACAAGCGGCGGGAAGCCAACGCCTTTAACCCATTCGCCAAGCTGCGATGA